A single region of the Marinobacter salinus genome encodes:
- a CDS encoding metalloregulator ArsR/SmtB family transcription factor, with protein MKRRVLFVCTANSARSLMAEALLRDIAGDRFEVASAGTEPTRPHPMALQVLEEAGISTEGLHSKQLADVQGQYWDYVITLCEKAANECGTVCQPAQQIAWDFADPVPANRHATFALTLKEIRERIALFALVHQKETGPKPASYDPVTVFKSLADEFRLAALLMIRSQGQLCVCELTEAFEAPQPKVSRHLATLRDAGLLATERRGQWIYYYLSPGIPQWLARVLDEIASHNGRLIENPLARLQAMAGRPSVQCL; from the coding sequence ATGAAACGCCGCGTTTTGTTCGTCTGTACCGCCAACAGTGCCCGTTCCCTGATGGCAGAAGCCTTGCTCCGGGACATTGCCGGAGACCGGTTTGAAGTGGCCAGCGCCGGCACCGAGCCAACCAGGCCCCACCCGATGGCACTGCAGGTGCTTGAGGAAGCCGGCATCTCCACTGAAGGATTGCATAGCAAGCAATTGGCCGATGTGCAGGGGCAATACTGGGATTACGTGATCACCCTGTGCGAGAAAGCCGCGAACGAGTGCGGTACGGTCTGTCAGCCTGCCCAGCAGATTGCCTGGGATTTTGCCGATCCGGTGCCGGCAAACCGCCACGCCACTTTTGCCCTTACTCTCAAGGAAATCAGGGAGCGCATTGCGCTGTTCGCACTGGTACATCAGAAAGAAACCGGCCCGAAACCCGCCAGCTATGACCCGGTCACGGTGTTCAAGTCACTGGCCGACGAGTTCCGTCTTGCGGCGCTGTTAATGATCCGCAGCCAGGGGCAACTCTGTGTCTGCGAACTTACCGAAGCCTTTGAAGCGCCCCAGCCAAAGGTCAGCCGGCATCTGGCGACGTTGCGGGACGCTGGCCTGCTGGCCACGGAGCGTCGGGGTCAGTGGATCTATTATTACCTGAGCCCGGGCATTCCGCAGTGGCTGGCCCGTGTGCTGGATGAAATCGCCAGCCATAACGGCCGTTTGATAGAGAACCCGCTTGCACGGTTACAGGCCATGGCAGGCCGCCCGTCTGTCCAATGCCTGTAA
- a CDS encoding ArsJ-associated glyceraldehyde-3-phosphate dehydrogenase: MSKIKVGINGFGRIGRLALRAAWGWPDMEFVAINDPGADAATLAHLLNFDSIHGRWGQEAIADGTDIVIEGQCIRVTHNRAIGETDWSGCDLVIEASGVNKKVSALQAYLDQGVKRVVVTAPVKEAGAKNIVVGVNDDIFDPAKDRIVTAASCTTNCLAPVVKVIHEKLGIKHGSITTIHSLTNTQTIIDAPHKDLRRARACGSSLIPTSTGSATAIIEIFPELNGRLDGHAVRVPLTNASLTDCVFEVETPTDRAAVNQLLKEAAEGELKGILGYEERPLVSIDYKTDPRSSIVDALSTMVVNGTQVKIYAWYDNEWGYANRTAELARRVGAA, from the coding sequence ATGAGCAAGATCAAAGTAGGCATTAATGGATTTGGCCGAATCGGTCGTCTGGCCTTGCGGGCCGCCTGGGGCTGGCCAGATATGGAGTTTGTGGCCATCAACGACCCGGGTGCCGATGCCGCCACACTGGCCCACCTGCTTAACTTTGACAGCATCCATGGTCGCTGGGGCCAGGAAGCCATTGCGGACGGAACGGACATCGTCATCGAGGGCCAATGTATTCGGGTGACTCACAACCGCGCCATCGGTGAAACCGACTGGTCCGGCTGCGATCTGGTGATCGAGGCCAGTGGTGTGAACAAGAAGGTCAGCGCCCTGCAGGCTTATCTGGACCAGGGTGTGAAACGGGTAGTGGTCACGGCACCGGTGAAGGAGGCGGGGGCCAAGAACATTGTGGTTGGTGTGAACGATGATATTTTCGACCCGGCCAAAGACCGTATTGTGACCGCCGCCTCCTGCACCACCAATTGCCTGGCGCCGGTGGTGAAGGTGATTCATGAAAAACTGGGTATCAAGCACGGCTCCATCACCACCATTCACAGCCTGACCAACACCCAGACCATTATTGATGCGCCCCACAAGGATCTGCGCCGGGCGAGGGCCTGCGGCAGCTCATTGATTCCCACCAGCACCGGCTCGGCGACGGCGATTATCGAAATATTCCCGGAACTGAATGGGCGCCTCGATGGCCACGCCGTGCGCGTGCCGCTCACCAATGCGTCGCTGACCGACTGCGTGTTTGAGGTGGAGACACCGACCGACCGTGCAGCGGTGAATCAGTTGCTGAAAGAAGCCGCTGAAGGTGAGCTCAAAGGCATCCTGGGATACGAAGAGCGCCCACTGGTGTCCATTGACTACAAAACCGACCCGCGATCGTCCATCGTCGATGCCCTGTCCACCATGGTGGTCAACGGCACCCAGGTGAAAATCTACGCCTGGTACGATAACGAGTGGGGCTACGCCAATCGCACCGCCGAACTGGCGCGCAGGGTGGGTGCTGCCTGA
- the arsJ gene encoding organoarsenical effux MFS transporter ArsJ produces the protein MTAAIRQYLVITGNYWAFTLTDGALRMLVVLHFHQLGYSPLEIALLFIFYEFFGVVTNLVGGYLGARMGLNRTMNIGLFLQIVALGMLAVPAAMLTVPWVMAAQALSGIAKDLNKMSAKSGIKLLVPDEHQGKLYKWVAILTGSKNTLKGVGFFLGGVLLMTAGFTGAVVFMAVALGLVWLASLFLLKQELGKSKAKPKFREILSKSRAINVLSASRMFLFGARDVWFVVALPVYLHTVFGWDFWKVGGFMALWVIGYGFVQTIAPRVTGSMKGKQSAVLWATTLALIPAGIAVGLMAGWSPQVVIVGGLLLFGVLFAINSSLHSYLIVSYARGDGVSLDVGFYYMSNAAGRLLGTILSGWIYQSYGLGACLWISAGLVAIAALLSLMLPERRPVMA, from the coding sequence ATGACGGCTGCCATCCGACAGTACCTGGTGATCACCGGCAACTACTGGGCCTTCACCCTCACCGATGGCGCCCTGCGGATGCTGGTGGTGCTGCACTTCCACCAGTTGGGCTATTCGCCCCTCGAAATCGCCCTGTTGTTTATCTTCTACGAGTTCTTCGGGGTGGTGACCAACCTGGTCGGCGGTTACCTGGGCGCCCGCATGGGGCTGAACCGCACCATGAATATCGGGTTGTTCCTGCAGATCGTGGCGCTGGGCATGCTGGCAGTGCCGGCGGCGATGCTCACGGTACCCTGGGTAATGGCGGCGCAAGCGTTGTCCGGCATTGCCAAGGACCTGAACAAGATGTCCGCCAAGAGCGGCATCAAGTTGCTGGTACCGGATGAGCATCAGGGCAAGCTTTACAAATGGGTAGCGATCCTGACCGGATCCAAGAACACCCTGAAGGGTGTCGGATTTTTTCTCGGCGGCGTGCTGCTGATGACAGCCGGCTTCACGGGCGCGGTGGTCTTCATGGCCGTTGCTCTGGGCCTGGTTTGGTTGGCGAGCCTGTTCCTGCTCAAGCAGGAGCTGGGAAAGAGCAAAGCCAAACCGAAGTTCAGAGAGATCCTGTCAAAAAGCCGTGCCATTAACGTGCTATCGGCGTCGCGAATGTTCCTGTTCGGCGCCCGGGATGTGTGGTTCGTGGTCGCACTTCCGGTGTACCTGCATACGGTGTTCGGCTGGGATTTCTGGAAAGTGGGCGGTTTTATGGCCCTCTGGGTTATCGGTTATGGCTTTGTCCAGACGATCGCGCCTCGTGTTACCGGTAGTATGAAAGGGAAGCAATCGGCAGTGCTCTGGGCTACCACTTTGGCGCTGATCCCGGCCGGGATTGCCGTGGGCTTGATGGCGGGCTGGTCGCCACAGGTTGTGATTGTTGGTGGATTACTGCTGTTCGGGGTGCTGTTCGCTATCAATTCCTCCCTGCACAGCTACCTGATTGTCAGCTATGCACGGGGAGATGGCGTGTCGTTGGATGTGGGTTTTTACTACATGTCCAATGCTGCCGGCCGGCTTCTTGGTACCATCCTGTCTGGCTGGATTTACCAGTCCTATGGGCTGGGAGCCTGTCTGTGGATATCCGCCGGGCTGGTGGCAATAGCAGCACTGTTATCCCTGATGCTGCCGGAGAGGCGGCCCGTGATGGCCTGA
- a CDS encoding thioredoxin family protein — MKTFEVLGTGCKKCVNTAEKIETVARELGQKVDVVKVTDPARIMEYQVMSTPAVAVDGKLVHSGSIPEHDKIVGWFDAGN; from the coding sequence ATGAAAACCTTCGAAGTGCTTGGTACCGGTTGCAAAAAATGCGTTAACACTGCTGAAAAGATTGAGACGGTTGCCCGTGAGCTTGGCCAGAAAGTAGACGTGGTAAAAGTTACCGATCCGGCCAGAATCATGGAGTACCAGGTGATGTCGACGCCAGCTGTGGCGGTTGACGGCAAGTTGGTTCATAGCGGCTCCATTCCGGAGCACGACAAGATTGTTGGCTGGTTCGACGCCGGAAACTGA
- a CDS encoding permease produces the protein MLELFTHLANWLTYDLMGLNPGTKLGTSVHFFIEDTTKILFLLVVMIYVIALARASLNLERVRAYIQQKNQMVGYVFGSGFGAITPFCSCSSIPLFLGFTSAGIPIGITMAFLFTSPIINEVAVIMLWSLLGWKFTLAYIVVGMAVGVIGGMILDAVKGERWLKDFAAKAYQKAAEQARDAPEGVVVPEAPKLTLAERHQFAKGELMDIVGRIWKWVLIGVGLGAALHGFVPDDWFAENLGSGQWWSVPAAVFAGLPLYSNATGVIPVMESLIIKGLPVGTTLAFCMSTVAASFPEFIMLKQVMTFRLLVMIFAILLANFMVVGWVINIVSPWLFAGF, from the coding sequence ATGCTTGAACTATTCACTCACCTGGCCAACTGGCTGACGTACGACCTGATGGGTCTGAACCCAGGCACCAAACTGGGCACCTCGGTTCACTTTTTTATCGAGGACACCACCAAGATTCTGTTTCTTCTGGTGGTAATGATCTATGTGATAGCACTGGCACGGGCTTCCCTCAACCTGGAGCGGGTGCGCGCCTACATCCAGCAAAAGAACCAGATGGTCGGCTATGTTTTCGGTTCCGGGTTTGGTGCCATTACCCCGTTTTGTTCCTGTTCCAGCATTCCGCTGTTTCTGGGCTTTACCAGCGCAGGCATTCCAATAGGTATCACCATGGCATTCCTGTTTACCTCGCCCATCATCAATGAAGTCGCGGTGATCATGCTCTGGAGTCTGCTGGGCTGGAAGTTCACCCTGGCCTACATTGTTGTCGGCATGGCCGTGGGAGTCATCGGCGGCATGATACTGGATGCTGTGAAGGGTGAACGCTGGCTGAAGGACTTTGCTGCCAAGGCCTATCAGAAGGCAGCCGAGCAAGCCAGAGATGCACCTGAAGGTGTGGTCGTGCCCGAAGCGCCAAAGCTGACACTTGCTGAAAGGCATCAGTTTGCCAAAGGCGAACTGATGGACATTGTCGGCCGCATCTGGAAGTGGGTGCTGATCGGCGTTGGCCTCGGAGCCGCCCTGCACGGCTTTGTACCGGATGACTGGTTTGCCGAAAACCTCGGTTCCGGCCAGTGGTGGAGCGTTCCGGCCGCGGTTTTTGCCGGCCTGCCCCTGTACTCCAACGCCACCGGCGTGATTCCGGTCATGGAAAGCCTGATCATCAAGGGCCTACCCGTGGGCACCACCCTCGCCTTCTGCATGAGCACCGTAGCGGCGAGTTTTCCGGAATTCATCATGCTCAAGCAGGTCATGACCTTCCGCCTTCTGGTCATGATTTTTGCCATCCTGCTGGCCAACTTCATGGTAGTTGGCTGGGTGATTAACATCGTCAGTCCCTGGCTATTTGCCGGATTCTGA
- a CDS encoding MFS transporter, with product MMDLLRRFPLPVIVLAQLFGTSLWFSVNGVWLSLARELGLTETDLGRLTLAVQAGFIVGTLTIAVTGLADRFGASRIFAVSSLLGALVNGGFVFAAGLPPLDFLLRFATGLCLAGIYPLGMKMVIAWVPKYAGAALAWLVGMLTLGTALPHLMRGATLGMAWEWPLIAASCLALAGGAMVFLLGDGPHLPKSSGRLPLSQGLAALQIPRFRAVAGGYFGHMWELYAFWTLTPLLIGRELQRLGQGEALVPWLAFAVIGIGAAGCVGGGRLSRTVGSERVARGALMVSGLVCLLYPWLSGLPPVFLMALLLVWGIAVITDSPQFSALAAATAPRETVGSSLAVMNAVGFGLTLPAIWLTSGLWHQLEVWVVLILVPGPVLGLWSLSRGKG from the coding sequence ATGATGGATTTGCTTCGGCGTTTCCCACTGCCGGTGATCGTGCTGGCCCAGCTTTTCGGCACTTCCCTTTGGTTCAGTGTTAACGGTGTATGGTTATCGCTTGCAAGAGAACTGGGGCTCACGGAAACCGATCTGGGCAGGCTGACTCTTGCGGTCCAGGCCGGTTTTATCGTTGGTACTCTGACCATCGCTGTAACAGGTTTGGCAGACCGGTTTGGTGCCAGCCGGATCTTTGCAGTGTCGAGCCTCCTGGGTGCTTTGGTCAACGGCGGGTTTGTTTTCGCTGCAGGTTTGCCTCCTCTCGATTTCCTTTTACGATTTGCCACTGGTCTGTGCCTGGCGGGCATCTATCCCCTGGGGATGAAAATGGTGATTGCCTGGGTTCCGAAATACGCGGGCGCAGCCCTTGCCTGGCTGGTCGGCATGCTCACCTTGGGAACGGCGTTGCCACACCTGATGCGGGGAGCAACGCTGGGTATGGCCTGGGAGTGGCCATTGATCGCGGCATCATGTCTGGCGTTGGCCGGTGGAGCAATGGTGTTTCTCCTGGGAGACGGGCCGCACCTGCCGAAAAGCAGTGGCCGGCTGCCGCTGAGTCAGGGGCTGGCAGCCCTGCAAATACCCAGGTTTCGGGCGGTGGCCGGCGGCTATTTCGGCCACATGTGGGAACTCTACGCGTTCTGGACCCTGACGCCGCTGTTGATTGGTCGGGAATTGCAGCGACTGGGGCAGGGTGAGGCATTGGTGCCCTGGCTGGCGTTCGCGGTGATCGGCATCGGCGCCGCTGGCTGCGTCGGCGGCGGCCGTCTCAGTCGTACTGTGGGTAGCGAGCGGGTGGCCCGGGGGGCACTTATGGTGTCAGGACTTGTCTGCCTGTTATACCCCTGGCTGAGCGGGCTTCCCCCGGTTTTTCTGATGGCGCTGCTGCTTGTCTGGGGCATTGCGGTGATCACGGATTCGCCTCAGTTTTCGGCATTGGCCGCGGCGACGGCACCACGGGAAACGGTGGGATCATCCCTGGCGGTGATGAACGCGGTTGGATTTGGCCTGACACTGCCGGCCATCTGGCTGACCAGTGGCTTGTGGCATCAGCTGGAGGTCTGGGTCGTGCTGATACTCGTGCCCGGGCCCGTGCTCGGTTTGTGGTCGCTTTCTCGCGGCAAGGGGTAA
- the nifJ gene encoding pyruvate:ferredoxin (flavodoxin) oxidoreductase: protein MEFRTLDGNEAVASVAYRLSETIAIYPITPASVMGEHADDWAALGKPNLWGQVPSVVEMQSEAGAAGAMHGALQAGSLVTTFTASQGLLLMLPNLFKIAGELSPFCMHIAARSVATHALSIFCDHSDVMTARGTGFALLASGSVQEAQDLAAVGHAVTLESRVPVMHFFDGFRTSHEIDKIVSLRDEDLKALVPHEGLEAHRSRRMTPDRPVVRGTSQNPDAFFQSREAINPFYNAFPEKLEAVMDRFAGITGRQYRLFDYVGHPEAERVVTLMGSGAECADETVEWLLERGEKVGVLKVRLFRPFATDRFLKALPDTVNQLAVLDRTKEPGAQGEPLLLEVSGALMEAYSRGERKVPPRVIGGRYGLSSREFTPAMVCAIFDELKAEAPKTRFTVGVRDDVSHLSLEVDSELDIESPKTRRALFFGLGADGTVSSNKASIKILGEGTDLFAQGHFVYDSKKSGATTVSHLRFGPLPIRSSYQINKAQFVAIHAPQFLERFDVLEHAAEGATVLLNVPWPKEEVWDRLSVEVQRVLVERKARLFVIDAAEVAEKAGLERRINTVMQVCFFALADILPRDEAIAHIKESIRKTWGRRGPEVVRRNVEAVDSALDNLHEVPVPDRVTATRTRPPRVPKNAPDFVQKVTRLLLEGQGDKLPVSAFPPDGTWPTGTSQYEKRTIALEIPIWESDLCVQCNFCAMICPHTAITSKVFEPEAVKGAPEAFEVVPETHTSDLEGLDYRIQVAPDDCTGCGLCVEVCPAKDRTQPKRKAINMQPIEQYREVESENLAFFRQLPDVPRDRIPRDFKSLPLLIPLFEYSGACAGCGETPYIRLLTQLVGDRLLIANATGCSSIYGGNLPTTPYTVNADGRGPTWNNSLFEDAAELGLGMRLGLDKLVGRARQLLDQVQGQLPDGLYSELTSACTTVDESAMASRRTAVEQLRNWLADRQGPEARELESLADELCPKSVWVIGGDGWAYDIGYGGLDHALASGQNLKLLVLDTEVYSNTGGQQSKATPMGAIAKFAAAGKATRKKDLGLLAMSYGHVYVAQIAMQSHSNHTAKALQEAESFDGPALIIAHSPCIAHGYDLVHSPAQQKRAVDSWAWPIYRFDPRRIHEGLPPLQLDSLRQKTTMKAYMQEEARFRMLELRDPERYEQLVAAASDAATEQRELYKQLAGIHFEPHESSDADKEKGERHD from the coding sequence ATGGAATTCCGCACCCTCGATGGCAACGAAGCCGTGGCTTCGGTGGCCTACCGCCTGAGCGAGACTATTGCTATTTATCCGATCACCCCAGCCTCGGTGATGGGCGAACACGCCGATGATTGGGCAGCTCTGGGCAAACCCAACCTCTGGGGTCAGGTGCCCAGTGTGGTGGAAATGCAGTCCGAGGCGGGTGCTGCGGGTGCCATGCACGGGGCACTTCAGGCGGGTTCGCTGGTAACCACGTTCACCGCCTCTCAGGGGCTGCTGCTGATGCTGCCCAACCTGTTCAAGATTGCCGGTGAGCTTTCGCCATTCTGCATGCACATTGCTGCCCGCAGTGTCGCCACTCATGCCCTGTCCATTTTCTGTGACCATTCCGACGTAATGACCGCCCGAGGCACGGGCTTTGCTTTGCTGGCCTCAGGTTCCGTTCAGGAAGCACAGGACCTGGCGGCCGTCGGCCACGCGGTAACTCTGGAAAGCCGGGTACCGGTGATGCATTTTTTCGACGGCTTCCGCACTTCCCATGAAATCGACAAGATTGTGTCACTCAGGGACGAGGACTTGAAAGCCCTGGTGCCCCATGAGGGGCTGGAGGCGCACCGGAGCCGTAGGATGACACCGGATCGGCCGGTGGTTCGAGGTACCTCCCAGAATCCGGACGCGTTTTTCCAGTCCCGGGAGGCCATCAATCCTTTCTACAATGCGTTTCCGGAAAAACTGGAAGCGGTGATGGACCGGTTTGCCGGCATCACTGGCCGCCAATACCGGTTGTTTGATTATGTCGGCCACCCCGAGGCCGAGCGGGTGGTCACCCTGATGGGCTCCGGGGCCGAATGCGCCGATGAGACGGTGGAATGGCTGCTGGAGAGGGGTGAAAAGGTGGGGGTGCTCAAGGTACGCCTGTTCCGCCCCTTTGCCACGGACCGTTTCCTGAAGGCCTTGCCTGACACCGTGAATCAACTGGCGGTACTGGACCGAACCAAGGAGCCCGGGGCCCAGGGCGAGCCGCTGTTGCTGGAGGTCAGCGGTGCCTTGATGGAAGCCTACAGCCGGGGCGAGCGCAAGGTGCCGCCCCGGGTAATCGGCGGTCGCTATGGCCTGTCTTCCCGGGAGTTCACGCCGGCCATGGTCTGTGCCATTTTCGACGAACTGAAAGCCGAAGCGCCGAAAACCCGTTTTACCGTTGGCGTGCGGGACGATGTCAGCCATCTCTCGCTGGAGGTTGATAGCGAACTGGATATCGAGTCTCCGAAAACCCGTCGGGCGCTGTTTTTCGGTCTGGGCGCTGATGGCACCGTCAGCAGCAACAAGGCCAGCATCAAGATTCTGGGCGAGGGCACGGACCTGTTTGCCCAGGGCCATTTCGTCTACGACTCCAAGAAATCCGGCGCCACCACGGTATCCCACCTGCGGTTCGGCCCGCTGCCAATACGCTCCAGCTATCAGATCAACAAGGCCCAGTTTGTGGCCATTCATGCGCCCCAGTTCCTGGAGCGTTTTGATGTGCTGGAACATGCCGCCGAGGGCGCAACAGTGCTGCTCAATGTGCCCTGGCCGAAAGAGGAGGTCTGGGATCGGCTGTCGGTGGAGGTCCAGCGGGTGCTTGTTGAGCGTAAAGCCCGGCTGTTTGTGATTGATGCCGCCGAGGTGGCGGAAAAAGCGGGGCTGGAACGGCGGATCAACACGGTGATGCAGGTCTGCTTCTTCGCCCTGGCGGATATCCTCCCGCGGGATGAGGCCATTGCCCACATCAAGGAATCCATCCGCAAAACCTGGGGCCGCCGCGGGCCAGAAGTGGTGCGCCGCAACGTGGAAGCGGTGGATTCGGCGCTGGACAACCTGCACGAGGTGCCGGTACCGGACAGGGTAACGGCCACCCGCACCCGACCGCCGAGAGTGCCGAAGAATGCACCAGACTTTGTCCAGAAAGTTACCCGCCTGTTACTGGAAGGGCAGGGGGACAAACTGCCGGTCAGTGCTTTTCCGCCGGACGGTACCTGGCCAACGGGAACCAGTCAGTATGAAAAGCGAACCATCGCCCTGGAAATTCCTATCTGGGAATCCGACTTGTGCGTGCAGTGCAACTTCTGCGCAATGATCTGTCCCCACACTGCAATCACCAGCAAAGTGTTTGAACCGGAGGCCGTCAAGGGGGCGCCGGAGGCGTTCGAGGTGGTGCCGGAAACCCACACATCTGATCTGGAAGGCCTCGACTACCGCATACAGGTGGCGCCGGACGACTGCACCGGCTGTGGCTTGTGTGTGGAGGTTTGCCCGGCAAAGGACAGGACCCAGCCCAAGCGCAAAGCCATCAACATGCAGCCTATTGAGCAGTACCGTGAAGTTGAGTCGGAGAACCTGGCGTTTTTCCGGCAACTTCCGGATGTGCCCAGAGACCGAATTCCCCGGGACTTCAAATCCCTGCCGCTGCTGATTCCCCTGTTCGAGTATTCCGGTGCCTGTGCCGGCTGTGGTGAAACGCCCTATATCCGGCTGCTGACCCAATTGGTTGGCGATCGGCTTCTGATCGCCAACGCAACCGGATGCTCCTCGATCTATGGCGGCAATTTGCCCACCACGCCATATACGGTAAATGCTGACGGCCGGGGACCCACCTGGAATAATTCCCTGTTTGAAGATGCGGCGGAACTGGGTCTGGGTATGCGCCTGGGTCTCGACAAACTCGTGGGTCGGGCCCGGCAGCTGCTGGATCAGGTACAAGGGCAATTGCCCGACGGGCTCTACTCTGAGCTCACCAGTGCCTGCACCACTGTTGATGAGTCTGCTATGGCGTCAAGGCGCACAGCGGTTGAGCAGCTCCGGAACTGGCTGGCAGACCGGCAAGGTCCGGAGGCCCGGGAGCTCGAGAGCCTGGCTGATGAACTTTGCCCGAAAAGTGTCTGGGTAATTGGCGGCGATGGCTGGGCCTACGACATCGGTTACGGCGGTCTCGACCACGCCCTGGCCTCGGGCCAGAACCTGAAATTGCTGGTGCTGGATACCGAGGTGTATTCCAATACCGGCGGTCAGCAATCCAAGGCCACGCCGATGGGGGCGATTGCTAAATTTGCGGCCGCCGGCAAGGCAACCCGCAAGAAAGACCTCGGGCTGCTTGCCATGAGTTATGGCCATGTCTACGTGGCCCAGATCGCCATGCAATCTCATAGCAATCACACCGCCAAAGCGTTACAGGAAGCCGAGAGCTTCGACGGTCCTGCGCTGATCATTGCCCACAGTCCCTGCATTGCCCATGGCTACGACCTGGTGCACTCCCCGGCACAACAAAAGCGGGCGGTGGACAGCTGGGCCTGGCCAATTTACCGGTTCGATCCCCGACGCATTCACGAAGGGCTGCCGCCCCTGCAGCTGGACTCCCTGCGTCAGAAAACCACCATGAAAGCGTACATGCAGGAAGAAGCGCGCTTCCGGATGTTGGAACTGAGAGATCCCGAACGCTACGAACAGCTCGTGGCGGCAGCTTCTGACGCAGCGACTGAACAGCGGGAGCTCTACAAGCAGCTGGCGGGGATCCACTTTGAGCCCCACGAATCTTCCGACGCTGACAAAGAAAAGGGTGAACGTCATGACTGA
- a CDS encoding dihydroorotate dehydrogenase-like protein, which produces MTELTTRWLELELRSPLVVGASPLTDDLDALKACVEAGAGAVVMHSLFEEQLVAEQMAAHRFIDSRINMDAEARSFFPESEVFEMGSGSYCRRLELLRNALDVPVIASLNGISPGGWTQHARELEQAGAQAIELNLYDLATDPSDTADSLEQRQLAVVQSVVEQVNIPVSVKLSPFYSALPAFVAGVEAAGARGLVLFNRFYQPDMDLDELSLSREVVLSSSAELPLRLHGMATLFGRTTLEMAASGGVHNGDDAAKAILSGATAVQVVSAVLAEGPQALARVTEEMKRRLSGMGYGSLAEARGVLSLENAPNAQAWERLNYARLLHGWK; this is translated from the coding sequence ATGACTGAGCTGACAACCCGTTGGCTGGAGCTGGAACTCCGCTCTCCCCTGGTGGTTGGCGCCAGTCCGCTGACCGATGACCTGGACGCCCTGAAAGCCTGTGTTGAGGCCGGGGCCGGTGCCGTGGTCATGCATTCGCTGTTCGAAGAGCAGCTGGTGGCAGAACAGATGGCGGCACACCGGTTTATTGATTCCCGTATCAACATGGACGCCGAGGCACGCTCGTTTTTTCCGGAATCCGAGGTGTTTGAGATGGGGTCCGGCAGTTACTGCCGGCGACTGGAGCTGCTTCGTAATGCTCTGGACGTACCCGTGATTGCCTCGCTCAACGGCATATCCCCCGGCGGCTGGACCCAGCATGCCCGGGAGCTGGAGCAGGCCGGTGCACAAGCCATTGAACTGAACCTCTACGATCTGGCCACGGATCCTTCCGACACGGCGGACAGTCTTGAGCAGCGCCAGCTGGCGGTGGTCCAGTCTGTGGTTGAGCAGGTGAATATTCCGGTCAGCGTCAAGCTGTCGCCTTTCTATTCTGCGTTACCGGCGTTTGTTGCTGGCGTCGAAGCGGCGGGTGCCCGGGGGCTGGTGTTGTTCAACCGGTTTTATCAACCGGATATGGACCTGGACGAGCTGAGCCTTAGCCGGGAAGTTGTGCTGTCTTCCAGTGCCGAACTGCCGCTACGCTTGCACGGGATGGCAACGCTGTTTGGCCGGACAACTCTGGAAATGGCGGCCTCAGGCGGCGTCCATAACGGTGATGACGCGGCCAAGGCGATCCTGTCTGGCGCTACTGCCGTGCAGGTCGTCTCAGCCGTTCTTGCTGAGGGGCCTCAGGCGCTTGCCAGGGTCACCGAAGAAATGAAGCGCAGGCTGTCCGGAATGGGTTATGGCTCACTGGCCGAGGCCCGGGGCGTTTTGTCCCTGGAAAACGCCCCTAACGCCCAGGCTTGGGAACGATTGAACTACGCCCGGTTGTTACATGGCTGGAAATGA
- a CDS encoding acyl-CoA thioesterase codes for MTALDDDKPTPHGELALQIIPLPSDTNANGDVFAGWLVKQMDIAAATIAGRISQGRNATVAMDRMEFLSPLRVGSQVGCYCELVDIGRSSMKINVEVWTLDRTAKNPRKVTEGLFVYVAIDENGRIREVPEQSL; via the coding sequence ATGACAGCATTAGATGACGACAAACCGACGCCACACGGTGAACTGGCACTCCAGATTATCCCTCTTCCTTCCGACACTAATGCCAACGGTGACGTTTTTGCCGGCTGGCTAGTCAAGCAAATGGACATCGCCGCTGCCACCATCGCCGGACGGATTTCCCAGGGTCGAAACGCCACCGTGGCCATGGACCGGATGGAATTCCTGTCGCCGTTAAGGGTTGGTTCCCAGGTGGGATGTTACTGTGAGCTGGTTGATATTGGTCGCAGTTCCATGAAAATCAATGTCGAGGTCTGGACCCTGGACCGCACCGCCAAGAATCCCCGCAAGGTCACAGAAGGTCTGTTCGTCTATGTCGCCATTGATGAAAATGGCCGCATTCGGGAAGTGCCCGAACAAAGCCTCTGA